The DNA region GGCGGACGAGGCCGAGTGGGGCGAGCCCGGCCGCGATGGCACCGCTGGAGACGAGGACGATCTCGCGCTCCCCACCGCCTCTGACCTTGGCGAGCACGTCCACGAGGGCGTCCACCCGGTCGGCGTCGAGGCCGCCCGCCGCAGTGGTGAGCGAGGAGGACCCGATCTTGACGACGATCCTGCGGGCACCGGTCACGCCCGGCCTGGCAGCTGACACGTACTTCCTCACACTCTGGCTCGCCGGAGCTTCCCTGGAGGGGAGATCCGTCACACGCCGGCCCGGCGGCGAGCGGGTGCCCTCGTCAGATCCGGGTCCCACGCCATAGGACCGCTTCCACATCCCGAATCAACTTTCAACCCGGCCGAGCACATTACGCGAACGGCCCCGTACGGCGCCTTCCTGTTCCGCTCGGTGGACAGCGGAACAGGGGCACCGGACCGGACCGGCCCGAGCGGACTCGGACGGGTTACCAGGCGCGCAGCCGGTCAGTCCTCGCGGAGCGCCAGCATCCGGTCCACCACGCGCGCCGACGCCCGCCCGTCCGAAGGCTCGCAGAAGTCGGCCTTGAACCGGTCGTACTTCTCCTTGTACTTCTCGGTGACGTCGTCGATGTTCACGATCGCGTCGACGAGTTCGTCGGACGTCCTGAGCAGCGGCCCCGGCGCCCGCGTGGTGAAGTCGAAGTAGAAGCCGCGCAGGGTGTCCCGGTAGTGCTCCAGGTCGTACGTGAAGAAGAGCATCGGCCGACCGGAGTGCGCGAAGTCGAACAGCACGGAGGAGTAGTCCGTGACGAGCACGTCGGCGATCAGGTAGAGATCGGCGATGTCCGGGTAGTACGTGACGTCCCGGACGAAGCCCTGGCCCGCCCCTGGGATGCTGTCGAGGACCTTGTGGTGCTTGCGGTAGAGCAGTACGTGGTCTTCGCCCAGCCGCTTGCGCGCCGCGTCGACGTCGATCCGGTTGTCCAGCTTGAAGCGCCGGCCTCCGTAGCGCTGGTCGTCGCGCCAGGTCGGCGCGTACAGGACGACCTTCTTGTCCCCCGGGATGCCGAGCTTCTCCCGGATCGCCGCCGCCCGCTCGGCCCTGTCCGGGGCGTGGAAGACGTCGTTGCGCGGATATCCCGCTTCCAGCACCTCGCACCGGAGCCGGAAGGCGTGGGTCATGATCGGCGTGGTGAACGCGTTGGGCGTGACGAACAGGCTGTACTGCCGGGAGCGCTGCGGCAGGCTCCCGATGTAGGCGAGGTTGGCCTGCGGGGTACCGAGCAGGTCGGCGCCGATCCGCTTGAGCGGGGTGCCGTGCCAGGTCTGGACGACGACCTGTCCCTCGCGCCGGACGAACCACTCGCGGATGCCGCCGTTGGTGACGATGTACCGGCTGCGGGCCAGGGCCTCGTACCACTCCGCGCTGCCCCACTCCACGCCGCGTACACCGGGCGGCAGGACGACCTGCTGGTCGTGGACCATGGCGATGTGCTCGACCTCGGCACCGCGCCGCACCAGCTCCTCGTAGACCGCGCGCGGGGAGTCGGAGAACTGCTTTCCGCCGAAGCTGTTGTAGAGCACGGCCTCGCGCAGCGGGAGCGTGCGCTGTTCGGCGGTGAACTGCTCGCGCATCAGCGCCTGCCGGTAGACCCCCCGGAGCCCAGGGTCCAGGACCGGGCCCGACTCCAGGAAGATCCGGTCGTACTCGAACCGCTCCACGGTGTACGTGCGGTGCGCGCCCTGGTGGGTCAGCGGCAGGGTCCCGACGAGGTCGGGGCGGATCGTCACGGGTACGTCGTGCCGGTGGTCCCACTCGTCCCGGGCCCGCAGGAAGGGCAGCCAGCGTCCGGCACGGAGGGGAAGTGTCCCCTCGTGCGCCGGCATGACGTCCGGGGTCACGCGTGCGGTGAAACGTCCGTCCGCGAACTCGACCGGAAACGGCTTGTCCTCGTTGCGGCCGCTGTGCCGCAGGACGAACTTCATCGACTCGGCCGGCCCGGCGTACGTGCCGGAGAGCACCAGTTCGCCGGCCTCGGACCACTCGGCGCGGTCGACGAGGGGCTGGGGGACGCGGATCTGCGGGGAGAAGTTGCCCGCCCCGTCGGTGCGTACGGCGAACTCCAGGCCGCCCGCCATCTGCCGGACCCCGGTGCGCAGGCCCTGGCCGATGGTGGCCCGGCGCTTCGTCCCGTCGGCGAAGACGATGAACGCGCGGCAGGTCCGGGCCTTGCCGCGGACGACTCCGTCGACCGGCAGCCCCGCGAAGGGCACCCGTCCAGCGAACCGTATCCAGCCGTCGGCACCGGGGCCGGTCTCCTGGAGCGGGAAGTCCGCGGCGTACTCGGTGGGCTCGTGGTCCAGGCGCAGCGCCACGGGCTTCCCGCCCCCGGTGGCCTGTGCTCGGGAACGCAGGGTCACGGCCATGCCGTCGGCGTCCGTCTCCTGCGACTCGACCTCGGCCGGGACGACGTCCACCGTGAGCTTCAGCCGGTTGCGGTCGAATCCCGTGACCACCCTCACACCGTCGTCGACGACGCGGACCGAGCTGTGCCCGGTCTCGCCCGCGTTGCCCTTGAGCACACTGCCCACGGACATCCCGCCGGGCCGGGGGATGGCGATGCCCAGCCGCCAGGTGCCCGGTTGCCACTGGCCTCGGGTCCGCAGACGGGCCGGGTCGATGCCGAGTTCGAAGCCCGACCAGTCGTAGTGGTGGTGCGCGCTCTTGGCCTCGGCGGTCGCCAGGGGCTCCAGGACGGTGCGCAGCCGTACCGGAACGGTGCTCCTGCTTCCCTGGCGCCGCAGTACGGCGACGCGGAGCGACCGCTTGCCCGTGGCGGAGGGCACGTTGGGGATGTAGGCGTACCCGCGGACCTCCAGGCGCCCGTTCCGCCAGGCCAGGCCGAGCAGCTTGCTGCGGACGGGGAGTTCCTTGCGGGAGAAGTTGCGCACCTCCGGAGGCAGGGAGGAACTGTCTATGCCGGGGAGCTCGATACGGGCCCGCCGCAGGCCCCGCACGGCGAAGGACCCCGGGTTCGCCCGCTCGTACTCCAGCAGCCGGACGAGCTCGTCACCGCGTCCGGCGGCCGCGAGGTGCCACTTGACCCGGGCTGTCGGAGAGAACTTCCGGACCAGCTTGGGGGCGGCCTGCGCCAGGAACTCCTTGGCCGCGCTGTGGAAGGCGGGGCGCTCCTCGACCGGCGTCTCGGGGAAGTACTTCATGAGCCGGTCGAGCTCTTCAGGGATGGTTTCCACGGTTCGGGACGCCACAGCGAGAGGGCCTTTCCGAGGGGACTACGGAGATCGGCCCCAGGGGAAGGGGCATGGATGAGACGCATACTAGGGCCTCGTCGTCGCTCCACAGTAAGCCGCGATCTCCCTCATGTGGTACGCGCCCTCCGTGCGTGATCAGCCGCCCGGGGGGATCCGCGGCGTACCCCCGCCCGCCTCCTCAGGCCCGCCCCGCCGGCGGTAGGGGCCGCGCCGCCCGGACCGTCCTGCGGGCCTTGCGGACGACTCGGCGCAGTAAGGACGAAGCCACCGGAACGAGTGGTTCGATCTTCTTGCCGCCCACCCGTTCGGTCACCATCACCCGGTACGCCGACTCGGGCAGCGCGGAGTCCTCGCCGAAGTGGGGATACGCCAGGTGGAGCCGGGCCGGACGCTCCCTGCGCACGACCTCGGGCTGTTTCCCCTCCTTCATGAACCGCAGGATGTCCAGGAGCAGGTCCGGCCTCCCCTTCGCCACGCAGATCAGGCGCAGCCTCTCGTTGACCTTGAGGGAGGCGGCCAGTCCGTGTGTCCAGTACGCGGCCATGAGAGGAGCGGCCAGCTCCATCTTCCTGGCGCGTACCGCCGCCGACTGCTTCAGGAGTCCGGGGCCGAACTGGGGAAGCAGAGTGATCACGAACGGCCGCACCATCAGGGCGTCCCGCTTCGGACCGGACGGTACGTACTCGGCGATGAGCCCCGTCAGCGCACGGGCCGAATCGAAACGGAGTTCGTAGCTTCCGCTCTTGGTCACGTGTTTGCCGTCGTCGCGGCCGACCAGGTAGTAGCAGGTGTAGTCGGCGACGACCGAGACGCCGTCGCCCCGCAGATAGGCCTCCAGCGTGAAGAGGGCGTCCTCACCCGTCTTCAGTTCCTCGTCGAACGACATCCCGAGCCGGACGAGCAGCTCGCGCCGGAAGAGCTTCTGGGCGCTCAGCGTGAACTTGACCTGCGAGAAGTAGATGTCGGCACGTTCGACGGTCTGCTTCCACATCGACTTGGCCGCGCCACGGTTGACACCGACGACCTTGCCGAGCACCACGTCCGTGCCGGCCCGGTCGCCCATGGCGACCATCCGTTCGAGGGCCTCTTCGCCCAAGTAGTCGTCGGCGTCCAGGAAGAAGACGTACCGGCCGCGGGCGAGACCGAGACCGGTGTTGCGGGGGCCGCTCGGGCCCCCGGAGTTGGCCTGGTGGACGACTCGCGTGTCGACGGCGGTCCGGGCGGCGAACTCCTCCAGGTACTCCCCCGTGCCGTCGGTCGATCCGTCGTCGACGGCGACGATCTCGATGCGCCCCGCGCCGAGCGTCTGCGCCTCGACGGATTCGAGGCAGCGGATCAGATAGGGCATCGCTTGGTAGGCGCCGATGACGACGCTGACATCCGGTGCGTTGCTGCTCATCGTTCCCCGGTCCGTAATTGCCATATTGATCAGGAGAAACGATGGAACGACAATTCGCGTCACAGCTTGCGGACAGACACGCGAAACGGCCCGTACGTTCCCCTCTCGCAGGAGGAGACGGACGGGCCACATCGAGGGTTGTCTCGCATTCGAGACGTTTTTCGGACATCTGCCCGACAGTCGATATCAGGACAGGAGAATTTTCCGGGATCAGCGCACCGACTGGGTCTCTCTGCCGGTACCCGCCTCCGTCTGCGGCGCCAACGCGTCTGGGTCGGCCGCCGCCGCGGCCGCGCTCTCCGCGTCCTCGTCGCCCGCCCCGCTGGAGGACGCCTCCGGGTCGGGAGCCGGGCCCGGCGTGGCCAGCTCCCCGATCCGCTGCGCGACGCCCGCGTTGCGTGCCTCGGCCCTTTCGGTCAGCGCCCGCACGGCGGCGTCGAAACGCTCCATGGAGGTCGGCTCGTCCGGGCCCAGCAGGTAGCGCTTCAGTTCCCGGCGCGGCCCGGCCAGCGGGTCCGCGGCGGGGTCGCCGACGGCGTCCAGCAGCTCCCCCATCTCCTCGGCGCCGTTGGAGAGGATGACGGCGGCCCGTACCGCGGTGTTCTGCCGCTTGAACTCCTCCGCCCCGAGCTGGGCGGAGTCCGTGACGGCGTACGGCTTGCCGCTGGCGATGAAGTCGGACACCACGCTGGAGACGTCCGAGACCATGGCGTCGGACTCGTTGAAGCAGTCGTACAGCTTGGGCTGCACACCGGTCACCGTCCGGTGCTCCCACCAGCCGAAGGTACGCCAGTAGGTCTCGTTCCACGCGGCGCGCAGCGTGGCGAGCTCGGCCTGCCGCGCGGGGTCGGCGAGCGAGACGCGTGATTCCTCCGCGTCGTCGCCGCCCGCCCGGCCCGGCTTCACCAGTTCGTCCAGCCGGGCCTCGAGACCGGCCAGTTCGGACTGGGCGGCGCGGAGCCCGGCCGCGGCGGTGGACGCCTCCTTCATCCAGCGGGGGTCGGCCGCGCGTTCCTGGGCCGCCCTGCCGATCATGGCCTTGATCCTGGAGTCGACGGCCTTCGCCCTGGCGCTGCGGATACCGGTGAACGGGTGCGGCTTGTAGATCACCCGGACGGGCCGGTCCGCGTACAGCAGTCCGCGCACGATGTTCTCGCCGGCCAGCAGCAGGGAGGTGTTGCCGGGGTCGTCGTCCCAGCCCTCCCAGGTGGGGGCGTACAGCACCGTGGGGACGGGGTTCTTCGTGGTTCCGGTCCAGCTCTCGATGGGCGCCAGTTGCGGGCGTCCGACCTCCACGATGTTCTCGTCGGGGACGCCCACGTCGGCCAGGGCGTACCGGTCGCGGCCCGCACGGCCGGCCGTCCAGACCTCGTCGTACACCTTGGAGAACGGGTTGACGCTGGCGATCTTGTCGCTGTCGCCGTGTCCGATGAAGACGTGCTTCATGGTCGGGACGCGCAGCATGTGGATGTTCTTGCCGACGTTGGCCGGATAGAGACAGACCCGGACGGTGGACAGGTCCAGGTTCATCAGGTGGGTCCCGGCGGGGACGCAGACGACGGGCACGGAGGTGTCGGCGAGCTGGGGTACGAGGTTGCGCTCCCGCATGACGATCAGCGGACGTCCCTCGACGGCGGCCATGGTCTCCAGCCACATGTTGCCCTGGTAGGCCGACTCGGGTGATCCGGAGAAGTAGAGCACGACGGTCGGCCGGTACTCGCGCAGCCAGATGTCCAGCGCGTTCAGCACCGCGGGGGCCGGGGGTGCCAGACGGCCGCGGCGTACGTACGGCAGGAGAGCGGCGTTGTACGCGAGCGCCAGGACAAGCGTGAGGCCCGCGCCGGCGTACCCGAAGCCCACCCGCCCCGTCTGCGCGGCGACGACGACGCCGGCCATCGCGGGGATGTCGAGGTGGAGCATCTTCTCCGCGGACCGGTGCAGGAGGCTCGGCGGCGGGGCGTCGGGGATGCGGACGGCGTGCAGATCCACGTTGCGGGTGACGATCGGCATGGTGCGGCGGAGCCGGATCAGGGTCGTCAGCGCGCCGTGCGGGACCTGGAGCCCGTAGAAGACCAGGAAACACGCCACCGCGACGAAGAAGAGCGGCTCCTCGGCGAGCCCCATCCGGGCCAGCAGCAGGACGGCCGTCAGCTGACGGAGCAGGAAGCGGATCGACAGGCCGGCCCGCACTTTGCCCAGCCGGTTGACGAGATAGCTGCCGCGCTGGTGCAGATACCAGTCGGTGACGTACGTGACAGCCGTGGCCGCCGCGAAGAACCAGATGTCGGGAAGAAGCGCCGCGATCACGATGCAGGGGTAGCCCAGCATCATCGATACCGCCGCCGCGAGTTCTGACCGACTGCCCACACGGGCCAGGCGAATGGCTGTCGAAATCACGAAGAACCTGCTCCAGTGGGTGCCGGTTGTTTCACGTGTTCAAGCTATTGCGGATATTGAAGGAAATGTGAAGGTACCGCTTCACGCACACGGGCCCCCGCGCTCACCTTTCGATGACCGCAGAGGCCCGTGAATACACCTGTACATGGGTCAGGAATTGTTACACATCTTCCTGACGGTCCAGCACCGAGGCCAGGGCCTGCTCGAATCCGGAGGATCCTGCGGCACCACGCGTCGGGTCCTGCTGCCGCACGTCGATGACATGGCCCGTCATGGCGGACAGGAGCACGTCCAGCGAGGTGCGCGCCACGGCCTCGGAGGAGAGCAGTGAGCCCTCGGGCTCCTTGCCGAACGCCTTGGTGCGCATCGGGGTCGCGGTGCGCTCCGGGTTCACACAGTTGACCCGGATCCCGTCCCCCGCCCACTCGTCCGCGAGCGCCTGCGTGAGGTTCACCATGGCGGCCTTGGTGGAGGAGTAGAGGCTGTACTCGGCGCGGCCCCGCGTGTAGCTGCTGGACGTGTAGAGCAGCAGCTGCCCCTTGGTCTCGGCGAGGTACTTGTACGAGGCGCGGGCGATCTGGACGGGCGCCAGGTAGTTGACGTTCAGCGCCTCCTGGATCGTCGTGCTGTCCGTCTCGGCCAGCTTGCCGATGCGCAGCACGCCCGCGGTGTTGATGACGTAGTCGACCCGTCCGGTCTCCGCGTACGCCTTGGAGAGGGCCTCTTCGACGTGCTCCGGGTTCTCCACGTGCGTCCCGGTGGTGGAGCGGCCCAGCGCGTACACCTTCGCGCCGTAGCCCTCGGCCAGGGCCGCGATGTCGGCGCCGATGCCGTACGAGCCGCCGAAGACGACGAGCGTCCTGCCGGAGAGCAGATCGCGGTAGGCGGCTTCGTCGGCCTGCTGCGGGGCGGCGGTGGAGGCCAGCTGGAAGAGCTTGTCGGTGATGAAGACGTCGACCGGCTGGGTCACCTTCATGTTGTACTCGTCGCCCGCGACCACGTGGATCGGCACGTCGGGGAGGTACTTGAGGACGACCGAACAGTCGTCGGTGGCCTGGAAGTTCGGGTCGCCGGCCGCGACCTGGTACGCCCGGCGGATCGTGGAGAGCTTGAACGCCTGCGGGGTCTGGCCGCGGCGCAGCCGGGACCGGTCCGGGACGTCGGTGATGAACTCTCCGTCCTCGCCGTGGGTGCGGGTCACGATGATCGTGTCCGCGGACGGGATGGCGACGTCGACCG from Streptomyces sp. NBC_01754 includes:
- a CDS encoding glycosyltransferase family 2 protein, which codes for MSSNAPDVSVVIGAYQAMPYLIRCLESVEAQTLGAGRIEIVAVDDGSTDGTGEYLEEFAARTAVDTRVVHQANSGGPSGPRNTGLGLARGRYVFFLDADDYLGEEALERMVAMGDRAGTDVVLGKVVGVNRGAAKSMWKQTVERADIYFSQVKFTLSAQKLFRRELLVRLGMSFDEELKTGEDALFTLEAYLRGDGVSVVADYTCYYLVGRDDGKHVTKSGSYELRFDSARALTGLIAEYVPSGPKRDALMVRPFVITLLPQFGPGLLKQSAAVRARKMELAAPLMAAYWTHGLAASLKVNERLRLICVAKGRPDLLLDILRFMKEGKQPEVVRRERPARLHLAYPHFGEDSALPESAYRVMVTERVGGKKIEPLVPVASSLLRRVVRKARRTVRAARPLPPAGRA
- a CDS encoding CDP-glycerol glycerophosphotransferase family protein, coding for MKYFPETPVEERPAFHSAAKEFLAQAAPKLVRKFSPTARVKWHLAAAGRGDELVRLLEYERANPGSFAVRGLRRARIELPGIDSSSLPPEVRNFSRKELPVRSKLLGLAWRNGRLEVRGYAYIPNVPSATGKRSLRVAVLRRQGSRSTVPVRLRTVLEPLATAEAKSAHHHYDWSGFELGIDPARLRTRGQWQPGTWRLGIAIPRPGGMSVGSVLKGNAGETGHSSVRVVDDGVRVVTGFDRNRLKLTVDVVPAEVESQETDADGMAVTLRSRAQATGGGKPVALRLDHEPTEYAADFPLQETGPGADGWIRFAGRVPFAGLPVDGVVRGKARTCRAFIVFADGTKRRATIGQGLRTGVRQMAGGLEFAVRTDGAGNFSPQIRVPQPLVDRAEWSEAGELVLSGTYAGPAESMKFVLRHSGRNEDKPFPVEFADGRFTARVTPDVMPAHEGTLPLRAGRWLPFLRARDEWDHRHDVPVTIRPDLVGTLPLTHQGAHRTYTVERFEYDRIFLESGPVLDPGLRGVYRQALMREQFTAEQRTLPLREAVLYNSFGGKQFSDSPRAVYEELVRRGAEVEHIAMVHDQQVVLPPGVRGVEWGSAEWYEALARSRYIVTNGGIREWFVRREGQVVVQTWHGTPLKRIGADLLGTPQANLAYIGSLPQRSRQYSLFVTPNAFTTPIMTHAFRLRCEVLEAGYPRNDVFHAPDRAERAAAIREKLGIPGDKKVVLYAPTWRDDQRYGGRRFKLDNRIDVDAARKRLGEDHVLLYRKHHKVLDSIPGAGQGFVRDVTYYPDIADLYLIADVLVTDYSSVLFDFAHSGRPMLFFTYDLEHYRDTLRGFYFDFTTRAPGPLLRTSDELVDAIVNIDDVTEKYKEKYDRFKADFCEPSDGRASARVVDRMLALRED
- a CDS encoding bifunctional cytidylyltransferase/SDR family oxidoreductase gives rise to the protein MSVPHEAKPRTTAVVLAGGTGQRVGLSIPKQLLKIAGKAVIEHTLTIFENAEDIDDVIVLMAPGFVPDVEKIVAKAGLAKVVKVIEGGSTRNETTERAIQALGEGLAEGEERNVLFHDAVRPLLSQRVIKDCVEALDRYQAVDVAIPSADTIIVTRTHGEDGEFITDVPDRSRLRRGQTPQAFKLSTIRRAYQVAAGDPNFQATDDCSVVLKYLPDVPIHVVAGDEYNMKVTQPVDVFITDKLFQLASTAAPQQADEAAYRDLLSGRTLVVFGGSYGIGADIAALAEGYGAKVYALGRSTTGTHVENPEHVEEALSKAYAETGRVDYVINTAGVLRIGKLAETDSTTIQEALNVNYLAPVQIARASYKYLAETKGQLLLYTSSSYTRGRAEYSLYSSTKAAMVNLTQALADEWAGDGIRVNCVNPERTATPMRTKAFGKEPEGSLLSSEAVARTSLDVLLSAMTGHVIDVRQQDPTRGAAGSSGFEQALASVLDRQEDV